In Canis lupus baileyi chromosome X, mCanLup2.hap1, whole genome shotgun sequence, one DNA window encodes the following:
- the STARD8 gene encoding stAR-related lipid transfer protein 8 isoform X3, protein MPLLDVFWACFRKVKCFPLWQRRKNIEVEAKRACKWLRATGFPQYAQLFEEGLFPLDIGSVKKDHSFLDKDSLGALCRRLMTLNNCASMKLEIHYQCKQNEDSEEEEQCTISNHWAFQQESKCWSHVDSSDLLAPPSPGLPVTSSCESVLTELSTTSLPAIAVSLSPEPEPMDLPTPCHVPSLSNQPLLSPTQGHEGPRDKAKKRHSRSFLKHLDSLRWKEKSGSRQAGPDRGPATLEKAIKASSFRSHRGFLSAGFYRAKNRAAASASNSGTETPRAWEAWPVAMFRHPQQVHRGDCLVHVPRDHKPGTFPRSLSIESLFPEDGHCLADWQPGRPWGCEGRRGSCGSTGSHASIYDNMSELYPSEPVLVRAKAEDEEGTGSYAHLDDILQHVWGLQQRVELWSQAIYPDLRTRDKEKEEEEEEEEIASSVEIATVEVGGQAGTLAQIEAPACRESSAPDQADVQPVIPAQVEYQAQSEPLAQAQARAQVEAEALDLGQGHGQEVNSGGEPTSASSVSVEEGHSISDTVASSSELDSSGNSMNEAEVMGSPAGLQASRLHERRDSGVGASLTRPCRKLRWHSFQNSHRPSLNSESLEINWQFAGQIHLLHKGSLLRLTAFMEKYTVPHKPGWAWSVPKFMKRNKTPDYRGQQVFGVPPLIHVQRTGQPLPQSIQQAMRYLRSQCLDQVGIFRKSGVKSRIQNLRQMNEANPDHVCYEGQSAYDVADLLKQYFRDLPEPIFTSKLTTTFLQIYQLLPKDQWLAAAQAATLLLPDENREVLQTLLYFLSDIASAEENQMTAGNLAVCLAPSIFHLNVSKKDSPSPRIRSKRSLVGRPGPRDLSENMAATQGLSHMISDCKKLFQVPQDMVLQLCGSYNAAELSPPCPALAELRQAQAAGISLSLYMEESVQELLRDAAERFKGWMSMPGPQHTELACRKAPDGHPLRVWKVSTEVAAPPPVVLHRVLRERALWDEDLLRAQVLEALMPGVELYHYVTDSMAPHPCRDFVVLRMWRSDLPRGGCLLVSQSLDPEQPVPESGVRAMMLTSQYLMEPCGLGRSRLTHICRADLRGRSPDWYNKVFGHLCAMEVAKIRDSFPTLQAAGPETKL, encoded by the exons AAGTTGAGGCCAAAAGAGCATGTAAGTGGCTCCGAGCAACAGGATTCCCTCAGTATGCTCAGCTTTTTGAAG AAGGTCTGTTTCCCCTGGATATTGGCTCTGTGAAGAAGGACCACAGTTTTCTGGACAAGGACTCTTTGGGGGCCCTGTGCAG GAGGCTGATGACCTTGAACAACTGTGCCTCGATGAAACTGGAAATTCACTATCAATGCAAGCAG AATGAAGActcagaagaagaagagcagTGTACCATCAGCAACCACTGGGCCTTCCAGCAAGAAAGTAAATGCTGGTCTCATGTGGACTCCTCTGACCTGCTGGCCCCACCAAGCCCTGGCCTGCCAGTGACCTCCAGCTGTGAGAGCGTCCTCACTGAGCTTAGCACCACTTCCCTGCCAGCCATCGCTGTAAGCCTATCGCCAGAGCCGGAGCCAATGGACCTGCCCACGCCCTGCCACGTCCCCAGCCTGAGTAACCAGCCCCTCCTTAGCCCCACCCAGGGCCATGAGGGTCCCCGGGACAAAGCCAAGAAGCGCCATTCTCGTAGCTTCCTTAAGCATCTTGATTCTCTGAGGTGGAAGGAAAAGAGTGGCAGTCGGCAAGCTGGGCCCGACCGTGGCCCAGCCACCTTAGAGAAGGCCATTAAAGCCTCCTCTTTCCGTAGTCACCGTGGCTTCCTCTCAGCTGGATTCTACAGGGCCAAGAATAGGGCAGCCGCCTCAGCCAGCAACAGTGGCACCGAGACTCCAAGGGCCTGGGAGGCCTGGCCTGTGGCCATGTTTCGACACCCTCAGCAGGTGCACCGGGGTGACTGCCTTGTGCATGTGCCCAGGGACCACAAACCAGGCACATTCCCTCGCTCTCTGTCTATTGAGAGCCTGTTCCCCGAGGATGGACACTGCCTGGCAGATTGGCAGCCAGGTAGACCCTGGGGCTGTGAAGGGCGCCGGGGCTCCTGTGGCTCCACGGGCAGCCATGCCAGCATCTATGACAACATGTCTGAGCTGTACCCATCTGAGCCAGTACTGGTCAGGGCTAAAGCTGAAGATGAGGAAGGTACAGGCAGCTATGCCCACCTAGATGACATCCTCCAGCATGTATGGGGGCTGCAGCAACGGGTAGAGCTCTGGTCTCAGGCCATCTACCCAGACCTGCGGACTAGagataaggaaaaggaagaagaggaagaagaggaggagattGCGTCGTCAGTAGAAATAGCCACAGTTGAGGTTGGAGGGCAGGCTGGGACTCTGGCCCAGATAGAGGCTCCAGCCTGCAGAGAGTCCTCAGCCCCAGACCAGGCTGATGTTCAGCCAGTAATCCCAGCTCAGGTTGAGTATCAGGCTCAGTCTGagcccctggcccaggcccaggcccgggcCCAGGTTGAGGCCGAGGCCCTAGACCTGGGCCAAGGTCATGGGCAGGAGGTGAATTCAGGTGGGGAACCCACCTCGGCCTCCAGCGTATCTGTGGAAGAAGGACACTCCATTTCTGACACTGTGGCCTCCTCCAGTGAACTGGACAGTAGTGGAAACTCCATGAACGAGGCTGAGGTCATGGGCTCGCCAGCTGGACTTCAAGCATCCAGACTACATGAACGACGGGATTCAGGCGTTGGGGCCTCACTTACCAGACCCTGCAG GAAGCTCCGCTGGCACAGCTTCCAGAACTCCCACCGGCCCAGCCTCAATTCAGAGTCACTGGAGATCAATTGGCAGTTTGCTGGCCAGATCCACCTCCTGCATAAGGGCTCACTGCTGCGGCTCACTGCCTTCATGGAGAAGTACACTGTGCCACACAAACCAGGGTGGGCCTG GTCAGTGCCCAAGTTCATGAAAAGGAATAAGACTCCAGACTACCGAGGCCAGCAGGTGTTTGGGGTGCCACCCCTTATCCACGTGCAGCGCACAGGCCAGCCACTGCCACAGAGCATTCAGCAAGCCATGCGCTACCTGCGCAGCCAGTGCCTGGACCAG GTGGGCATCTTCCGCAAGTCTGGGGTGAAGTCCAGGATCCAGAACCTGCGGCAAATGAATGAGGCCAACCCAGACCATGTTTGCTACGAGGGCCAGTCGGCCTATGATGTGGCAGACCTGCTGAAGCAGTATTTCCGGGACCTACCAGAGCCTATCTTTACCAGCAAGCTCACGACCACTTTCCTGCAGATCTACCAGC TCCTCCCCAAGGATCAGTGGTTGGCAGCAGCTCAGGCTGCCACCTTGCTGCTCCCGGATGAGAACCGAGAGGTCCTACAGACTCTGCTCTATTTCCTAAGTGACATTGCCTCTGCTGAAGAAAACCAGATGACAGCTGGCAACCTAGCTGTGTGTCTGGCACCTTCCATCTTCCATCTCAACGTCTCTAAGAAGGATAGCCCCTCTCCGAG GATCAGGAGCAAACGCAGCCTGGTTGGCCGGCCAGGCCCTAGGGACCTGAGTGAGAACATGGCTGCCACCCAGGGCCTATCACACATGATCAGTGACTGCAAGAAACTTTTTCAA GTCCCTCAGGACATGGTGCTACAGCTGTGTGGCTCCTACAACGCAGCTGAGCTcagccctccctgcccagccttGGCTGAGCTGCGGCAGGCCCAAGCAGCCGGCATTAGCCTGAGCCTCTACATGGAAGAGAGTGTCCAGGAGCTGCTGCGTGATGCTGCCGAGCGTTTCAAGGGTTGGATGAGTATGCCGGGGCCCCAACACACAGAGCTGGCTTGTAGAAAG GCACCAGATGGGCACCCCCTGCGTGTGTGGAAGGTGTCCACTGAGGTGGCAGCCCCTCCACCTGTCGTGTTACACCGTGTTCTGCGGGAGAGGGCCCTCTGGGATGAGGACCTGCTGCGGGCCCAGGTGTTGGAAGCCCTGATGCCAGGTGTGGAGCTGTACCACTATGTCACCGACAGCATGGCACCCCATCCCTGCCGTGACTTCGTGGTGCTCCG GATGTGGCGCTCTGACCTGCCCCGTGGTGGTTGTCTGCTCGTCTCCCAGTCCCTGGATCCTGAGCAACCTGTGCCAGAATCAGGGGTGCGGGCCATGATGCTCACTTCCCAGTACCTCATGGAGCCTTGTGGCCTGGGCCGCTCCCGGCTCACTCACATCTGCCGTGCTGATCTCAG GGGCCGTTCTCCTGACTGGTACAACAAAGTCTTTGGGCACCTGTGTGCCATGGAAGTGGCGAAGATCCGGGACTCCTTCCCCACCCTGCAGGCAGCTGGCCCTGAGACAAAATTGTGA
- the STARD8 gene encoding stAR-related lipid transfer protein 8 isoform X1, translated as MAEARGGGPASRLPKPWTWMPWKPRAVKGTRWDPPRWKPEVEAKRACKWLRATGFPQYAQLFEEGLFPLDIGSVKKDHSFLDKDSLGALCRRLMTLNNCASMKLEIHYQCKQNEDSEEEEQCTISNHWAFQQESKCWSHVDSSDLLAPPSPGLPVTSSCESVLTELSTTSLPAIAVSLSPEPEPMDLPTPCHVPSLSNQPLLSPTQGHEGPRDKAKKRHSRSFLKHLDSLRWKEKSGSRQAGPDRGPATLEKAIKASSFRSHRGFLSAGFYRAKNRAAASASNSGTETPRAWEAWPVAMFRHPQQVHRGDCLVHVPRDHKPGTFPRSLSIESLFPEDGHCLADWQPGRPWGCEGRRGSCGSTGSHASIYDNMSELYPSEPVLVRAKAEDEEGTGSYAHLDDILQHVWGLQQRVELWSQAIYPDLRTRDKEKEEEEEEEEIASSVEIATVEVGGQAGTLAQIEAPACRESSAPDQADVQPVIPAQVEYQAQSEPLAQAQARAQVEAEALDLGQGHGQEVNSGGEPTSASSVSVEEGHSISDTVASSSELDSSGNSMNEAEVMGSPAGLQASRLHERRDSGVGASLTRPCRKLRWHSFQNSHRPSLNSESLEINWQFAGQIHLLHKGSLLRLTAFMEKYTVPHKPGWAWSVPKFMKRNKTPDYRGQQVFGVPPLIHVQRTGQPLPQSIQQAMRYLRSQCLDQVGIFRKSGVKSRIQNLRQMNEANPDHVCYEGQSAYDVADLLKQYFRDLPEPIFTSKLTTTFLQIYQLLPKDQWLAAAQAATLLLPDENREVLQTLLYFLSDIASAEENQMTAGNLAVCLAPSIFHLNVSKKDSPSPRIRSKRSLVGRPGPRDLSENMAATQGLSHMISDCKKLFQVPQDMVLQLCGSYNAAELSPPCPALAELRQAQAAGISLSLYMEESVQELLRDAAERFKGWMSMPGPQHTELACRKAPDGHPLRVWKVSTEVAAPPPVVLHRVLRERALWDEDLLRAQVLEALMPGVELYHYVTDSMAPHPCRDFVVLRMWRSDLPRGGCLLVSQSLDPEQPVPESGVRAMMLTSQYLMEPCGLGRSRLTHICRADLRGRSPDWYNKVFGHLCAMEVAKIRDSFPTLQAAGPETKL; from the exons AAGTTGAGGCCAAAAGAGCATGTAAGTGGCTCCGAGCAACAGGATTCCCTCAGTATGCTCAGCTTTTTGAAG AAGGTCTGTTTCCCCTGGATATTGGCTCTGTGAAGAAGGACCACAGTTTTCTGGACAAGGACTCTTTGGGGGCCCTGTGCAG GAGGCTGATGACCTTGAACAACTGTGCCTCGATGAAACTGGAAATTCACTATCAATGCAAGCAG AATGAAGActcagaagaagaagagcagTGTACCATCAGCAACCACTGGGCCTTCCAGCAAGAAAGTAAATGCTGGTCTCATGTGGACTCCTCTGACCTGCTGGCCCCACCAAGCCCTGGCCTGCCAGTGACCTCCAGCTGTGAGAGCGTCCTCACTGAGCTTAGCACCACTTCCCTGCCAGCCATCGCTGTAAGCCTATCGCCAGAGCCGGAGCCAATGGACCTGCCCACGCCCTGCCACGTCCCCAGCCTGAGTAACCAGCCCCTCCTTAGCCCCACCCAGGGCCATGAGGGTCCCCGGGACAAAGCCAAGAAGCGCCATTCTCGTAGCTTCCTTAAGCATCTTGATTCTCTGAGGTGGAAGGAAAAGAGTGGCAGTCGGCAAGCTGGGCCCGACCGTGGCCCAGCCACCTTAGAGAAGGCCATTAAAGCCTCCTCTTTCCGTAGTCACCGTGGCTTCCTCTCAGCTGGATTCTACAGGGCCAAGAATAGGGCAGCCGCCTCAGCCAGCAACAGTGGCACCGAGACTCCAAGGGCCTGGGAGGCCTGGCCTGTGGCCATGTTTCGACACCCTCAGCAGGTGCACCGGGGTGACTGCCTTGTGCATGTGCCCAGGGACCACAAACCAGGCACATTCCCTCGCTCTCTGTCTATTGAGAGCCTGTTCCCCGAGGATGGACACTGCCTGGCAGATTGGCAGCCAGGTAGACCCTGGGGCTGTGAAGGGCGCCGGGGCTCCTGTGGCTCCACGGGCAGCCATGCCAGCATCTATGACAACATGTCTGAGCTGTACCCATCTGAGCCAGTACTGGTCAGGGCTAAAGCTGAAGATGAGGAAGGTACAGGCAGCTATGCCCACCTAGATGACATCCTCCAGCATGTATGGGGGCTGCAGCAACGGGTAGAGCTCTGGTCTCAGGCCATCTACCCAGACCTGCGGACTAGagataaggaaaaggaagaagaggaagaagaggaggagattGCGTCGTCAGTAGAAATAGCCACAGTTGAGGTTGGAGGGCAGGCTGGGACTCTGGCCCAGATAGAGGCTCCAGCCTGCAGAGAGTCCTCAGCCCCAGACCAGGCTGATGTTCAGCCAGTAATCCCAGCTCAGGTTGAGTATCAGGCTCAGTCTGagcccctggcccaggcccaggcccgggcCCAGGTTGAGGCCGAGGCCCTAGACCTGGGCCAAGGTCATGGGCAGGAGGTGAATTCAGGTGGGGAACCCACCTCGGCCTCCAGCGTATCTGTGGAAGAAGGACACTCCATTTCTGACACTGTGGCCTCCTCCAGTGAACTGGACAGTAGTGGAAACTCCATGAACGAGGCTGAGGTCATGGGCTCGCCAGCTGGACTTCAAGCATCCAGACTACATGAACGACGGGATTCAGGCGTTGGGGCCTCACTTACCAGACCCTGCAG GAAGCTCCGCTGGCACAGCTTCCAGAACTCCCACCGGCCCAGCCTCAATTCAGAGTCACTGGAGATCAATTGGCAGTTTGCTGGCCAGATCCACCTCCTGCATAAGGGCTCACTGCTGCGGCTCACTGCCTTCATGGAGAAGTACACTGTGCCACACAAACCAGGGTGGGCCTG GTCAGTGCCCAAGTTCATGAAAAGGAATAAGACTCCAGACTACCGAGGCCAGCAGGTGTTTGGGGTGCCACCCCTTATCCACGTGCAGCGCACAGGCCAGCCACTGCCACAGAGCATTCAGCAAGCCATGCGCTACCTGCGCAGCCAGTGCCTGGACCAG GTGGGCATCTTCCGCAAGTCTGGGGTGAAGTCCAGGATCCAGAACCTGCGGCAAATGAATGAGGCCAACCCAGACCATGTTTGCTACGAGGGCCAGTCGGCCTATGATGTGGCAGACCTGCTGAAGCAGTATTTCCGGGACCTACCAGAGCCTATCTTTACCAGCAAGCTCACGACCACTTTCCTGCAGATCTACCAGC TCCTCCCCAAGGATCAGTGGTTGGCAGCAGCTCAGGCTGCCACCTTGCTGCTCCCGGATGAGAACCGAGAGGTCCTACAGACTCTGCTCTATTTCCTAAGTGACATTGCCTCTGCTGAAGAAAACCAGATGACAGCTGGCAACCTAGCTGTGTGTCTGGCACCTTCCATCTTCCATCTCAACGTCTCTAAGAAGGATAGCCCCTCTCCGAG GATCAGGAGCAAACGCAGCCTGGTTGGCCGGCCAGGCCCTAGGGACCTGAGTGAGAACATGGCTGCCACCCAGGGCCTATCACACATGATCAGTGACTGCAAGAAACTTTTTCAA GTCCCTCAGGACATGGTGCTACAGCTGTGTGGCTCCTACAACGCAGCTGAGCTcagccctccctgcccagccttGGCTGAGCTGCGGCAGGCCCAAGCAGCCGGCATTAGCCTGAGCCTCTACATGGAAGAGAGTGTCCAGGAGCTGCTGCGTGATGCTGCCGAGCGTTTCAAGGGTTGGATGAGTATGCCGGGGCCCCAACACACAGAGCTGGCTTGTAGAAAG GCACCAGATGGGCACCCCCTGCGTGTGTGGAAGGTGTCCACTGAGGTGGCAGCCCCTCCACCTGTCGTGTTACACCGTGTTCTGCGGGAGAGGGCCCTCTGGGATGAGGACCTGCTGCGGGCCCAGGTGTTGGAAGCCCTGATGCCAGGTGTGGAGCTGTACCACTATGTCACCGACAGCATGGCACCCCATCCCTGCCGTGACTTCGTGGTGCTCCG GATGTGGCGCTCTGACCTGCCCCGTGGTGGTTGTCTGCTCGTCTCCCAGTCCCTGGATCCTGAGCAACCTGTGCCAGAATCAGGGGTGCGGGCCATGATGCTCACTTCCCAGTACCTCATGGAGCCTTGTGGCCTGGGCCGCTCCCGGCTCACTCACATCTGCCGTGCTGATCTCAG GGGCCGTTCTCCTGACTGGTACAACAAAGTCTTTGGGCACCTGTGTGCCATGGAAGTGGCGAAGATCCGGGACTCCTTCCCCACCCTGCAGGCAGCTGGCCCTGAGACAAAATTGTGA